A window of the Sporosarcina sp. FSL K6-2383 genome harbors these coding sequences:
- the tmk gene encoding dTMP kinase — protein sequence MVQKGVFITFEGPEGAGKTTVIAELYNRLKVEGRDVLLTREPGGIRIAEKIRDIILDNHHQEMDAKTEALLYAAARRQHLAEKVMPALHGGSIVLCDRFVDSSLAYQGHGRGLGIDEVLSINEFAIGNTMPDLTVFFDIDPEIGLARISKNDEREQNRLDKESLDFHRKVYEGYQEIIRRYPNRIVQTDASLSEMEVTENVWEIICARLM from the coding sequence ATGGTACAGAAAGGTGTTTTTATAACATTTGAAGGGCCTGAAGGGGCAGGTAAGACGACGGTTATTGCAGAGTTGTATAATCGCTTAAAGGTTGAGGGGCGTGATGTACTACTCACGCGTGAACCGGGTGGTATACGTATAGCGGAGAAAATTCGTGATATCATTTTGGATAATCACCATCAAGAAATGGATGCAAAGACAGAAGCACTGCTTTACGCAGCCGCAAGAAGGCAGCATCTTGCAGAAAAGGTGATGCCTGCACTCCATGGCGGTTCGATTGTGTTGTGTGACCGTTTTGTAGATAGTTCGCTAGCCTATCAGGGGCATGGGAGAGGGCTTGGCATTGACGAGGTATTGTCTATAAATGAGTTTGCAATTGGCAATACAATGCCTGATTTGACTGTTTTCTTTGATATTGACCCAGAAATAGGATTGGCACGTATTTCGAAAAATGATGAACGTGAACAAAATCGGTTAGATAAGGAGAGTCTTGATTTTCACCGTAAGGTTTATGAAGGATATCAAGAAATCATTCGCCGTTATCCGAATCGGATTGTTCAGACGGATGCTTCTCTTTCTGAAATGGAAGTAACGGAAAACGTTTGGGAAATTATATGCGCGCGACTCATGTAA
- a CDS encoding YaaR family protein, whose amino-acid sequence MKVNGDYRAGLDKMRKDPLQTPQGGARFGQMVVKQEQRLHGEQITRLLGDISSAGDRIARSRNLRDMAKFKMLVRRFLKEAVESGMGLKQSHSWNRFGEGRRLKLVETIDERLIELAEDLLNEEKTSVDLLAKIGEIKGLLINLYM is encoded by the coding sequence ATGAAGGTCAATGGTGATTACCGTGCCGGTCTTGATAAGATGAGAAAGGACCCCTTGCAAACACCACAAGGCGGAGCAAGGTTTGGTCAAATGGTTGTCAAACAAGAGCAGCGCCTTCATGGTGAGCAAATCACTAGGTTGCTTGGCGATATTTCATCAGCTGGCGATCGAATTGCGCGCTCGCGTAATTTACGAGATATGGCTAAGTTTAAAATGCTTGTCCGACGTTTTCTCAAGGAAGCTGTTGAGTCGGGAATGGGGTTGAAGCAGTCTCATTCGTGGAATCGTTTTGGTGAGGGGCGTCGTTTGAAACTTGTCGAGACGATAGACGAACGGTTGATTGAATTAGCAGAAGACTTGTTGAATGAAGAGAAGACATCTGTCGATTTATTAGCTAAAATTGGCGAGATTAAAGGTCTTCTCATTAATCTATACATGTGA
- a CDS encoding tRNA1(Val) (adenine(37)-N6)-methyltransferase — MEEILRDDERLDFLLAEDLRIIQSPSVFSFSLDAVLLARFAYVPIRSGKIVDLCAGNGAIPLFLSARTNADITAVELQERLANMAERSVHYNGLENRIRIVNDDVVGIAAKIGYETYDTVTCNPPYFPAHEASEKNLSEHVTIARHEIHLTLEQAIQSASALLKQGGKAAFVHRPGRLLDIITAMRANRLEPKRIRFVYPKEGKEANTLLIEGIKDGKPDLKVLPPLYVYGADGEYTDEVRVLLYGQQG; from the coding sequence ATGGAGGAAATTTTACGAGATGATGAGCGTCTTGACTTTTTGTTGGCGGAAGACTTACGTATTATCCAAAGTCCGTCTGTCTTTTCATTTTCATTGGATGCGGTATTATTGGCAAGGTTTGCGTATGTGCCGATCCGTTCGGGGAAAATTGTGGACCTATGTGCAGGGAATGGTGCAATACCGTTATTTTTGAGTGCTCGGACGAATGCCGATATTACTGCGGTTGAGTTGCAGGAGAGACTTGCAAATATGGCAGAAAGAAGCGTTCATTATAATGGTTTGGAAAATAGGATTCGTATCGTCAATGATGATGTCGTTGGTATCGCTGCAAAAATCGGTTATGAAACATACGATACGGTGACATGCAATCCACCTTACTTCCCAGCACATGAGGCGAGTGAAAAGAATTTGTCGGAGCATGTGACGATTGCAAGACATGAAATCCATTTAACGCTTGAGCAAGCAATCCAATCGGCGAGTGCTTTGTTAAAACAAGGTGGGAAAGCTGCGTTTGTTCATCGGCCTGGGCGTTTACTGGATATTATTACTGCAATGCGTGCAAATCGACTGGAGCCGAAGCGAATTCGCTTTGTCTATCCGAAGGAAGGAAAAGAAGCGAATACATTGCTTATCGAAGGGATTAAGGATGGGAAGCCAGATTTGAAAGTATTGCCCCCGCTCTATGTATATGGTGCTGATGGTGAATATACGGATGAAGTGAGGGTGCTTCTGTATGGACAACAAGGCTAA
- a CDS encoding GIY-YIG nuclease family protein produces the protein MDNKANHLFYVLECKDGSYYAGYTNDLERRVRVHNEGKGAKYTRAKRPVRCIYHERFETKREAMQAEYQFKQLKREAKERYIVKGRMSDEVTKEC, from the coding sequence ATGGACAACAAGGCTAATCACCTCTTCTATGTGCTGGAATGTAAAGATGGCTCCTATTATGCCGGTTATACCAATGACCTGGAGAGGCGTGTCCGTGTACATAATGAAGGGAAAGGCGCAAAATATACGCGTGCAAAAAGACCTGTTCGCTGTATTTACCATGAGCGTTTTGAAACAAAACGTGAAGCGATGCAGGCAGAATATCAATTTAAACAATTAAAAAGGGAAGCAAAAGAGCGATACATTGTAAAGGGGCGGATGTCGGATGAAGTCACAAAAGAGTGCTGA
- the metG gene encoding methionine--tRNA ligase: protein MADQKNTFYITTPIYYPSGKFHIGTAYTTVASDAMARYKRLRGYDVRFLTGMDEHGQKIQEKAEEAGLPPQKYVNGIAEVAKKVWGIMDISYDDFIQTTEERHKETVEKIFKIFLDNGDIYKGEYEGWYCVPCETYYTEAQLDNGNCPDCGRAVQKVKEESYFFNMKKYADRLLKFYEDNPTFIEPVSRKNEMVNNFIKPGLEDLSVSRMSFDWGIKVPGDPKHVIYVWVDALTNYITALGYQSKDDSLFNKYWPADVHVVGKDIVRFHTIYWPIFLMALDLPLPKKVFAHGFIMMKDGKMSKSKGNVVYPEMLVERYGLDATRYFLLRELPFGQDGVFSPESFIERTNYDLANDLGNLLNRTISMINKYFDGNIPTTGLVATEYDASLKDFITKTVEKYEASMEDMQFSTVLSELWALVSRTNKYIDETSPWVLAKEEADNGKLASVMAHLAISLRHIAVLLQPFMTESPKQIMSQLGLDEALLAWDTLGQFDVIPAGTKVVDKGVPIFPRLDSDVEIVYIRDQMAITAPAENKPKERLEAEVAEVDEITFEDFMKVDLRVATVTACEKIPKADKLLKLQLDLGYEQRQVVSGIAEHYEPQALIGEKVIVVANLKPVKLRGELSQGMILAGKSDGVLKLATVDPELENGAQVK from the coding sequence GTGGCAGATCAGAAAAACACATTTTATATTACAACACCAATTTATTATCCGAGTGGAAAATTCCATATAGGCACGGCTTATACAACCGTTGCTTCGGATGCTATGGCCCGCTACAAAAGACTTCGCGGATACGATGTACGCTTTCTAACGGGAATGGACGAGCATGGTCAAAAAATACAAGAAAAAGCCGAGGAAGCAGGACTTCCACCACAGAAATATGTGAATGGTATTGCAGAAGTTGCGAAAAAAGTATGGGGTATCATGGATATTTCTTATGATGACTTTATTCAGACGACTGAGGAGCGACATAAAGAGACGGTCGAAAAGATATTCAAAATATTTCTCGACAATGGTGACATTTACAAAGGGGAGTACGAGGGCTGGTATTGCGTACCTTGTGAAACGTATTACACGGAGGCGCAGCTTGATAATGGCAATTGTCCGGACTGTGGACGTGCTGTTCAAAAAGTGAAGGAAGAATCGTACTTCTTTAATATGAAGAAATACGCAGACAGACTGCTGAAGTTTTACGAGGATAACCCGACGTTCATCGAACCGGTATCACGTAAAAATGAGATGGTCAATAACTTCATCAAACCGGGTCTTGAAGACTTGTCTGTGTCCCGTATGTCATTCGATTGGGGCATTAAAGTACCTGGAGATCCGAAGCATGTCATCTATGTATGGGTCGATGCGTTGACAAACTATATTACGGCACTTGGGTATCAGTCTAAAGACGATTCGTTGTTCAATAAATACTGGCCGGCTGACGTCCATGTTGTAGGAAAAGATATTGTTCGTTTCCATACCATTTACTGGCCGATTTTCCTAATGGCACTGGATTTACCGTTGCCGAAAAAAGTATTTGCACATGGCTTCATTATGATGAAGGATGGTAAAATGTCGAAGTCTAAAGGGAATGTCGTCTATCCTGAAATGCTTGTTGAGCGTTACGGTTTGGATGCAACACGTTATTTCCTTCTTCGTGAATTACCATTTGGGCAGGATGGCGTATTTTCACCAGAATCCTTCATTGAACGAACGAATTATGATCTTGCGAATGATTTAGGAAATTTATTAAACCGAACAATTTCTATGATTAATAAATATTTCGATGGAAATATTCCAACAACAGGGCTTGTAGCGACAGAGTACGATGCCAGTTTGAAGGATTTCATCACCAAAACAGTAGAGAAATACGAAGCTTCGATGGAAGATATGCAATTTAGTACTGTGCTATCTGAATTATGGGCGCTCGTTTCACGGACGAACAAATATATTGATGAAACGTCTCCGTGGGTTTTAGCGAAAGAAGAGGCAGATAACGGCAAGTTGGCGTCTGTTATGGCGCATCTAGCCATTTCACTCCGTCATATTGCGGTGCTCCTGCAGCCATTTATGACGGAGTCGCCGAAACAGATTATGTCACAGCTTGGTTTGGATGAGGCGTTGCTTGCTTGGGATACGCTTGGCCAGTTCGATGTCATTCCGGCGGGGACGAAAGTGGTAGACAAAGGTGTACCGATTTTCCCACGCTTGGATTCAGATGTTGAAATCGTTTATATTCGCGATCAAATGGCCATCACAGCTCCAGCTGAAAATAAGCCAAAGGAAAGGCTCGAAGCGGAAGTTGCCGAGGTGGATGAAATCACATTTGAGGACTTCATGAAGGTCGATTTACGTGTGGCGACAGTGACGGCGTGCGAGAAAATTCCGAAAGCCGATAAGCTATTGAAGCTACAATTGGATCTTGGCTATGAGCAGCGTCAAGTAGTGTCGGGTATTGCCGAGCATTATGAGCCGCAGGCGTTGATTGGTGAGAAAGTGATTGTAGTAGCCAATTTGAAACCGGTCAAATTACGCGGAGAACTATCACAAGGTATGATTTTGGCGGGGAAATCGGATGGCGTGTTGAAATTAGCAACCGTTGATCCTGAGTTGGAAAATGGAGCGCAAGTGAAATAA
- a CDS encoding AbrB/MazE/SpoVT family DNA-binding domain-containing protein: MKSTGIVRKVDELGRVVIPIELRRTLGIAQKDALEIYVDEDKIILKKYMPNMTCSITGDVSDNNLRLIDGKLILSPEGAKQLIQEIQENLQK, translated from the coding sequence ATGAAATCTACTGGTATTGTAAGAAAAGTTGACGAGCTAGGACGCGTTGTTATTCCAATCGAACTACGCCGTACACTCGGTATCGCTCAGAAAGACGCTTTGGAAATTTATGTGGATGAAGACAAAATCATCTTGAAGAAATATATGCCTAATATGACATGCTCAATTACAGGCGACGTGTCTGACAACAACCTACGTTTAATTGATGGAAAATTGATTTTGAGCCCTGAAGGCGCAAAACAATTGATTCAAGAAATTCAAGAAAACCTTCAAAAGTAA
- the rsmI gene encoding 16S rRNA (cytidine(1402)-2'-O)-methyltransferase: MKSQKSAELGGGKLFLVGTPIGNLEDMTFRAIRILKEVDTIAAEDTRNTIRLCNHFEIKTPLLSYHEHNIEVGGEKILTMLAEGKSIALVSDAGMPCISDPGADIAAKAITAGYDVVPVPGANAAISALVASGLVPQPFLFVGFISRQKKERTSQLEALKRREETVILYEAPHRLKETLRALEGSFGKTRRVTLARELTKRFEEFLRGTLEEAVLWVESSEIRGEFCIVIEGSDGIVEEQQDVWWSAIDVRHHVIEVMERKELRSKDAIREVANERGMSRREVYKEYHVENE; encoded by the coding sequence ATGAAGTCACAAAAGAGTGCTGAACTAGGCGGTGGCAAATTATTTCTCGTCGGAACACCGATTGGGAATTTAGAGGATATGACGTTTCGCGCGATTCGTATTTTGAAAGAGGTGGATACGATTGCTGCTGAAGATACGCGTAATACAATTAGACTGTGTAATCATTTTGAGATTAAGACACCGCTCTTGAGCTACCACGAACATAATATAGAGGTTGGCGGGGAAAAAATTTTAACGATGCTCGCGGAGGGGAAGTCCATCGCGCTTGTCAGTGACGCGGGAATGCCGTGTATTTCAGATCCAGGAGCAGATATTGCAGCCAAGGCAATTACTGCCGGCTACGATGTTGTACCTGTACCAGGAGCCAATGCAGCAATCAGTGCATTAGTCGCATCTGGATTAGTCCCGCAACCTTTTTTATTTGTTGGTTTTATATCCCGACAGAAAAAAGAACGGACAAGCCAGTTGGAGGCTTTAAAACGACGAGAAGAGACTGTTATTTTGTATGAGGCCCCTCATAGACTGAAAGAGACTCTGCGTGCGCTTGAAGGTAGCTTTGGCAAAACACGTCGTGTAACGTTAGCAAGGGAATTGACGAAGCGCTTTGAGGAGTTTCTGCGTGGCACGCTTGAAGAAGCTGTCTTATGGGTAGAATCAAGTGAGATACGTGGAGAGTTTTGTATTGTTATTGAGGGTAGTGACGGTATTGTTGAAGAGCAGCAGGATGTCTGGTGGAGTGCTATAGATGTGCGTCACCATGTGATTGAAGTAATGGAGAGAAAAGAACTTCGATCGAAGGATGCCATCCGAGAAGTAGCTAATGAACGGGGTATGAGCAGACGCGAAGTTTATAAGGAATACCATGTAGAAAATGAGTGA
- a CDS encoding cyclic-di-AMP receptor codes for MKLIVAVVQDQDSNRLSAALTKNDFRATKLASTGGFLRSGNTTFLIGTDDSLIPKALELIRENCRSRDQMVAPVSPMGGNADSYIPYPVEVEVGGATVFVLPIEHFHHF; via the coding sequence GTGAAATTAATTGTGGCAGTTGTACAGGATCAGGATAGTAACCGGTTGTCTGCGGCGTTGACTAAAAACGATTTCCGAGCAACCAAATTAGCCAGTACGGGAGGATTTCTAAGGTCGGGAAATACAACGTTTCTTATTGGTACCGATGATAGCCTTATTCCAAAGGCACTTGAACTTATCCGGGAAAATTGCCGTTCACGAGATCAAATGGTAGCGCCTGTTTCTCCAATGGGTGGTAATGCCGATTCATACATTCCTTATCCGGTTGAAGTTGAAGTTGGTGGGGCAACGGTATTCGTTCTACCAATTGAACATTTTCATCATTTTTGA
- the yabA gene encoding DNA replication initiation control protein YabA, translating into MKERNFLDRVMEFEQQLGSMHKQFHELIGFVAQMTEENHSLQLENHHLRERLEEIDGQTQVVDKNQHSKKSSTVDIGEGVDNLARLYNEGFHVCNVHYGGSRKGEDCLFCLSFLNKQNV; encoded by the coding sequence TTGAAAGAAAGGAACTTTCTGGACAGAGTGATGGAATTTGAACAACAACTCGGCTCCATGCATAAGCAATTTCATGAATTGATTGGATTTGTCGCACAAATGACGGAAGAGAATCATTCACTTCAACTTGAAAACCATCATTTGCGAGAGCGGCTGGAAGAAATAGATGGGCAAACACAAGTTGTGGATAAAAATCAACACAGTAAAAAATCGAGTACAGTAGACATTGGAGAAGGCGTCGACAATTTAGCGCGCCTTTATAACGAAGGGTTCCACGTCTGCAACGTCCATTATGGAGGAAGCAGAAAAGGGGAGGACTGTTTGTTTTGTCTATCTTTTTTAAATAAACAAAATGTGTGA
- a CDS encoding stage 0 sporulation family protein, whose product MYKVVGVRFKKAGKIYYFDPVEFILNEGDYVIVETVRGIEYGKVAGRVREVEEHDVVLPLKRIIRPAQTEDLEKVEENRLEAERAFTTGVDKIHEHKLEMKLVDVEYTFDRNKIVFYFTAEGRVDFRNLVKDLAAIFRTRIELRQIGVRDEAKMLGGIGPCGRMLCCSTFLGDFEPVSIKMAKDQNLSLNPSKISGLCGRLMCCLKYENDEYEEAKALMPDIGTHVKTPDGPGRVVGLNLLERLLQVSLADQDHVLEYTLEELMGQQNNVAQLTK is encoded by the coding sequence TTGTATAAAGTTGTAGGAGTCCGTTTTAAAAAAGCGGGTAAAATATATTATTTCGATCCAGTTGAATTTATACTCAATGAAGGAGATTATGTCATCGTTGAGACTGTCCGCGGGATTGAATACGGTAAAGTTGCGGGTCGTGTGAGGGAAGTAGAAGAACATGATGTTGTACTACCACTCAAAAGAATCATTCGTCCAGCACAGACGGAAGATCTTGAAAAGGTAGAAGAGAATCGTCTAGAGGCAGAAAGAGCTTTCACAACAGGTGTCGACAAGATCCATGAACATAAATTGGAAATGAAGCTTGTTGATGTTGAATATACATTCGATCGTAATAAGATTGTTTTCTATTTTACAGCAGAAGGTCGTGTTGACTTCCGAAATCTTGTGAAAGACTTAGCGGCAATTTTCCGAACGCGTATCGAGCTTCGTCAAATAGGTGTACGCGATGAGGCGAAGATGCTTGGTGGAATTGGCCCATGTGGTCGGATGCTTTGCTGTTCGACATTTTTGGGTGACTTTGAGCCGGTTTCTATTAAAATGGCGAAGGATCAGAACTTATCACTCAACCCATCGAAGATATCCGGGCTTTGCGGTCGTCTCATGTGCTGTCTGAAGTATGAAAATGATGAGTATGAAGAAGCGAAAGCACTAATGCCTGATATTGGAACACATGTTAAAACACCGGATGGACCTGGTAGGGTGGTCGGCCTTAACCTTCTTGAACGTTTGCTTCAAGTAAGCCTGGCGGACCAGGATCATGTATTGGAGTATACGTTGGAAGAATTAATGGGGCAACAAAATAATGTGGCTCAATTGACGAAATGA
- a CDS encoding aminotransferase class I/II-fold pyridoxal phosphate-dependent enzyme produces MGNPNRPLVEALLKFNAAAPVSFHVPGHKGGSLSGLPADLRSVLRYDLTELTGLDDLHEPDGAIAVAQRKLSSFYCSNQSFFLVNGSTVGNLAMIYATCSVGDTIIVQRNAHKSVFHAIELTGARPVLVSPGWDEITKTAGTMTVGQVCEALEAYPDAKAVVVTHPTYYGTTGADLEEMIRACHTYGVPVLVDEAHGAHFAAGDPFPRSALDMGADVVVHSAHKTLPAMTMASFLHVRSELVSTEKVAHYLQMLQSSSPSYVLMASLDDARAYIEAYDEEDKVLLMERRLAFMEQLATIPGLQLVESDDLLKLMIRVKGCSGFKLQKELEAEGVYAELADPYQVLFVLPLLKVGTDYPFEEIAKRMGSAITRLHLVGGKQDVLEMPLLNEGISQLIYTARELAQMETEWISYDEAVGRVVAASIIPYPPGIPLLVGGEKVGDEHIQSLTSLRQMGAKFQGAIRVNEGQIVVVKEGTEE; encoded by the coding sequence ATGGGAAATCCGAACCGCCCACTTGTTGAGGCGCTATTAAAATTCAATGCAGCAGCTCCTGTTTCATTTCACGTGCCAGGGCATAAAGGGGGGAGTCTGTCGGGGTTGCCGGCAGATTTACGTTCGGTACTTCGTTATGATTTGACAGAGTTAACGGGGCTAGATGACCTTCATGAGCCGGATGGGGCGATCGCAGTGGCACAGCGGAAGCTTTCCTCATTTTATTGCTCAAATCAAAGTTTTTTCCTTGTGAATGGCTCTACAGTCGGAAACTTGGCGATGATCTACGCGACGTGCAGCGTTGGTGATACGATTATCGTTCAGCGTAATGCGCATAAGTCGGTGTTCCATGCGATTGAGCTGACGGGTGCGAGGCCGGTGCTTGTTTCGCCAGGTTGGGATGAGATAACAAAGACAGCTGGGACAATGACTGTCGGGCAAGTTTGCGAAGCGCTAGAAGCGTATCCGGATGCAAAGGCAGTTGTTGTGACGCATCCGACTTATTATGGAACGACGGGAGCAGATTTAGAAGAGATGATAAGAGCTTGTCATACATATGGGGTTCCAGTCTTAGTCGATGAGGCCCATGGAGCCCATTTTGCTGCGGGAGATCCATTTCCTCGCTCGGCGTTGGATATGGGGGCGGATGTTGTTGTCCATTCCGCACATAAAACATTGCCGGCCATGACAATGGCTTCGTTCTTGCATGTAAGGTCAGAACTTGTTTCTACTGAAAAGGTTGCGCATTATTTGCAAATGCTACAGTCAAGTAGTCCATCGTATGTATTGATGGCTTCATTGGATGACGCACGGGCTTATATAGAGGCTTATGATGAAGAGGATAAGGTTTTGTTGATGGAGAGACGATTGGCTTTTATGGAACAATTAGCGACGATTCCGGGGCTACAGCTAGTTGAGTCAGATGATCTGTTAAAGCTAATGATCCGAGTTAAGGGCTGTTCGGGGTTTAAATTACAGAAGGAGTTAGAGGCGGAGGGCGTTTATGCAGAGCTTGCAGATCCGTATCAAGTGCTTTTCGTTTTGCCACTGTTGAAGGTGGGTACGGATTATCCCTTCGAGGAGATTGCTAAGAGGATGGGGTCTGCCATTACTCGGTTACACCTAGTGGGTGGAAAACAGGATGTACTTGAGATGCCTTTACTTAATGAAGGAATCTCTCAACTGATATATACAGCCAGAGAATTGGCACAAATGGAGACAGAGTGGATTTCGTATGATGAAGCGGTGGGTCGTGTGGTCGCGGCGTCTATCATTCCCTATCCACCAGGGATTCCACTGCTAGTCGGTGGAGAAAAGGTTGGAGATGAGCATATTCAATCGCTGACGAGTTTACGTCAAATGGGAGCAAAGTTTCAAGGGGCCATTCGGGTCAATGAAGGGCAAATAGTTGTCGTAAAGGAAGGGACGGAGGAATAG
- the holB gene encoding DNA polymerase III subunit delta', with protein MNQRLFEEQKIVTERLSSSYKNGRIGHAYLFDGESGTGKELAALFFAQLLLCSQPENFVPCETCHSCRRVTSRNHPNVTMIQPDGQDIKKEQMSTLIYNMTKKGYESGRKIYIISKADRMNVAAANTLLKFLEEPEGDVTAILLTDAYQSILPTIQSRCQRISFLPPSREVMIKGLVEQGITSSMAATVTMVTASPDEAFRLAGDDQFAHMRKTVLKLVEASDRHVHEALLFIQSEWSPLFKEKEEAERGLDLLLYAYRDVVASKAGLQSTPAFPDQQEFFRSLSMKMTYSRLSANMEAILQAKKQLHGNMNRTLLMEQLVLSMQEGLLVV; from the coding sequence ATGAATCAGCGACTTTTTGAAGAGCAGAAAATTGTCACGGAACGATTAAGCTCTTCTTATAAAAATGGACGAATTGGACATGCGTATCTATTTGATGGTGAATCTGGCACAGGAAAAGAATTGGCGGCCCTTTTTTTTGCTCAACTTCTTCTATGCAGTCAACCTGAAAACTTTGTTCCATGTGAAACATGCCATTCCTGTCGACGTGTCACATCCCGTAATCACCCTAACGTCACCATGATTCAACCAGATGGACAAGATATAAAAAAAGAGCAAATGTCTACACTGATCTATAATATGACGAAAAAAGGGTATGAATCAGGTAGGAAGATTTATATTATCTCAAAGGCTGATCGCATGAATGTTGCAGCGGCGAATACGCTTCTGAAGTTTCTAGAGGAACCTGAGGGGGATGTAACGGCGATTTTGTTAACAGACGCTTATCAATCCATTTTGCCGACAATTCAATCGCGTTGTCAGCGAATTTCTTTTCTTCCACCATCGAGAGAAGTGATGATAAAAGGGCTTGTTGAACAAGGGATTACTTCGTCAATGGCGGCAACAGTGACGATGGTGACGGCCAGTCCGGATGAAGCATTTCGGCTTGCCGGTGACGATCAATTTGCACACATGCGAAAGACAGTGTTAAAATTGGTTGAAGCATCAGATCGACATGTCCATGAAGCTTTGTTATTTATCCAATCGGAATGGTCTCCTTTATTTAAAGAGAAGGAAGAAGCTGAACGCGGTCTTGATTTGTTACTATATGCTTATCGAGATGTGGTGGCATCTAAAGCGGGCTTGCAGTCAACGCCGGCATTTCCGGATCAGCAAGAATTTTTCAGGAGTCTTTCGATGAAGATGACATATAGTCGATTGTCTGCTAATATGGAGGCAATTTTGCAAGCGAAAAAGCAGTTGCACGGCAATATGAATCGCACGCTTTTAATGGAACAATTGGTGCTCAGCATGCAGGAGGGGTTACTTGTTGTATAA
- a CDS encoding TatD family hydrolase has translation MFIDTHVHLNADQYEEDIDEVIGRALEAGVEKMVVVGFDRKTIVKAMELAEQHAFIYAVVGWHPVDAVDCTEEDLAWIESLAAHPKVVGIGETGLDYYWDKSPKDVQQELFRKQIRLAQKVNLPIIIHNRDATADVVRILKEEEAEKTGGIMHCFGGSVETAQACISMNFMISLGGPVTFKNARMPKEVAAAISLDHLLIETDAPYLAPHPYRGKRNEPAWVTLVAKEIARLKDLSVEEVAQRTTANAMKLFNI, from the coding sequence ATGTTTATCGATACACATGTCCATTTAAATGCGGACCAATATGAAGAAGATATAGATGAAGTTATCGGACGTGCCCTTGAGGCGGGAGTGGAAAAAATGGTAGTAGTTGGATTTGACAGAAAGACGATTGTGAAAGCGATGGAGCTAGCGGAGCAGCACGCATTCATTTACGCAGTTGTCGGTTGGCATCCTGTCGATGCTGTCGACTGCACAGAGGAAGACTTGGCGTGGATTGAATCACTAGCCGCACATCCGAAAGTCGTTGGCATCGGTGAGACAGGTCTCGATTATTATTGGGACAAGTCACCGAAGGATGTTCAACAGGAGTTGTTTAGAAAACAAATTCGCCTGGCGCAGAAAGTGAACCTACCTATCATTATTCATAATCGGGATGCGACAGCGGATGTTGTCCGTATTTTGAAGGAGGAAGAGGCGGAGAAAACAGGCGGCATTATGCACTGTTTTGGTGGCAGTGTGGAAACGGCTCAAGCGTGTATTTCCATGAATTTCATGATTTCACTTGGAGGGCCTGTGACGTTTAAAAATGCAAGAATGCCAAAAGAAGTTGCCGCTGCTATTTCACTTGATCATTTATTGATTGAAACGGATGCTCCTTACTTGGCACCGCATCCTTATCGTGGCAAGCGTAATGAACCAGCTTGGGTGACGTTAGTAGCTAAGGAAATTGCACGGTTAAAGGATTTGTCGGTGGAGGAAGTCGCGCAAAGAACAACTGCTAACGCCATGAAATTATTTAATATCTAA